One genomic region from Quercus robur chromosome 4, dhQueRobu3.1, whole genome shotgun sequence encodes:
- the LOC126723053 gene encoding zinc finger protein ZAT4-like yields the protein MALIVDQQSNFKHFCKICKKGFGCGRALGGHMRAHGIGDESVHIDDEDPASDWEDKLGGNVPASNKRMYALRTNPNRLKSCRVCENCGKEFLSWKSFLEHGKCTSEDAESLVSSPGSDGDDGNGKRGCGWSKRKRSMRAKVGNFNNSNCPSSEEEDLANCLMMLSNANVDNMVVEAEESCASASKEEERRNTPMNFIPPISYKVPLDDNDDILDINIINENNNNNNNKNKGVAKGLFECKACKKVFNSHQALGGHRASHKKVKGCYAARLDHIEDSLADDDVISHEEFFPTKSNSTFQQLDHQGSSTPLASTSKRKSKVHECSICHRVFSSGQALGGHKRCHWITSNGPDSSALSKFHQFPDQLEPIIQKPKFDNSSELLDLKLDLNLPAPVDDVTGVRHDQIINPTSFGVSTDIFLQSWIAAKENEDNNHHHHHHHHLPNVDIDNNDNNSIIIINNSSNNNNNNNINNNNNNNNNSSCSMQNVEDEADSKVKLAKLSELKDMNMSGGSSPWLQVGIGSTTDDVAANP from the coding sequence atgGCTTTGATTGTGGATCAACAATCAAACTTCAAACACTTTTGTAAAATTTGCAAGAAAGGTTTTGGTTGTGGAAGAGCACTAGGAGGGCACATGAGGGCACATGGAATAGGCGACGAGAGTGTCCACATTGATGATGAAGACCCAGCTAGTGATTGGGAAGACAAGCTTGGTGGCAATGTTCCTGCTAGCAACAAGCGCATGTATGCATTGAGAACCAACCCGAATCGGCTAAAGAGTTGTAGAGTTTGTGAAAATTGTGGTAAGGAGTTCTTGTCATGGAAGTCTTTTCTTGAACATGGTAAATGTACCTCTGAAGATGCTGAGTCCTTAGTTTCATCCCCGGGCTCTGATGGTGATGATGGCAATGGAAAAAGAGGGTGTGGTTGgtctaaaagaaaaagatcaatGAGAGCTAAAGTGGGCAATTTCAATAACTCCAATTGCCCTTCTAGCGAGGAAGAAGACCTTGCAAATTGCTTAATGATGTTATCAAACGCAAATGTTGATAACATGGTTGTTGAGGCTGAGGAGTCTTGTGCATCAgctagtaaagaagaagaacgaaGAAACACCCCCATGAATTTCATTCCTCCAATTTCATATAAGGTTCCTCTAGATGACAACGATGACATCCTcgacatcaacatcatcaacgaaaacaacaacaacaacaacaacaagaacaaaGGTGTGGCTAAAGGTTTGTTTGAGTGCAAAGCATGCAAGAAAGTTTTCAATTCCCACCAAGCATTAGGTGGTCATAGAGCTAGTCACAAAAAAGTTAAAGGTTGTTACGCTGCACGTCTCGACCACATTGAAGATAGTCTAGCCGATGATGATGTGATCTCACACGAAGAATTTTTCCCAACAAAATCGAACTCAACCTTTCAACAACTCGATCATCAAGGTTCTAGCACACCATTGGCATCGACATCCAAGAGAAAATCAAAGGTGCATGAATGTTCAATATGTCACCGTGTTTTCTCATCTGGGCAAGCACTAGGTGGACATAAGAGGTGCCATTGGATCACATCCAATGGACCTGACTCTTCTGCACTATCTAAGTTTCATCAATTTCCAGACCAGTTGGAGCCAATTATTCAAAAGCCCAAGTTCGATAATTCATCAGAGTTGCTCGATCTCAAGCTCGACCTTAACCTTCCTGCACCAGTTGATGATGTTACTGGAGTTCGACATGACCAAATCATTAACCCTACTAGCTTTGGAGTTTCTACAGATATTTTTTTACAGTCTTGGATAGCTGCAAAGGAAAATGAAGATAataatcaccaccaccaccatcaccaccacctccCAAATGTCGACATTGACAACAACGATAACaatagcatcatcatcatcaacaacagcagcaacaacaacaacaacaacaacatcaataacaacaacaataataacaacaatagtAGTTGTTCAATGCAAAATGTGGAGGATGAAGCAGACAGTAAGGTGAAATTAGCTAAGCTAAGTGAGTTAAAGGACATGAACATGAGT